The genomic window agttaagaaaaaaaaattagttgctaAATAAAGACGAGTATTAAACCAAGCATAAGAAGAGACTGCGCTGTGTCCTTTTGAGGGGGAAAGTCGATGCATTTTGGTAGGTGATTAAAAGTTTATCCTATTAAAATTGATGGAGATTTAACTGCTTTGTAACTAAGTTGGCTATGTGGGATTATGCGTAGAGTTAAAGCTGCTGTTGAAGTCGTATGTGACATGCGAAAAATTGCATCACTGCATAGCAAAAAGTTTCGAATTTCTTctcctttaaatttattttaaatacaattcaGGTAGtcaaattgcatatttttcatcatactatattaaataatttcaataattttctaattgttcaaaaatagtaatttcaataattttctaattgttcaaaaataatatatttttgttttatatatatatggcgcgtacaccctttttgagtgtttaaccgagctcctcctcctatttgtggtgtgcgtcttgatgttattccacaaatggagggacctacagtttcatgtcGACTCCGAaggaatatttttatgaggagtttttcatggcagatatacactcggaggattgccattgcctgccgtttttttgttttgcttttactcTTACACCTGCCTCAGCAGTTCGCCACTTTTCTTGTACCAATTTTCAGTATTCAGGcagcaatgaaaaaaattaccaaaaatccaCGAGAACTTTTAGctgcttgaaacttgcactttgctaTACTGAAAATGGTgggcaaaattttttgaaatgatgGTAGAGCTTTTCTTTCAGGAGTATGTGGCTGAAATCAGAGctcaaaaaaccaacaaatccACTGATTTGAATGAGTCTCCTCTGATTCTTAGCATAGAATACCTTTTGGGAAAACTCAATATATATACAGAAAGAGAGATTTGAGGTTTGTACTTCAACCTCATGGCCTTTCTCGCCCTCTACTATTACACTACCTCATCCAAACCCCAttctttattaaacttaagaaagAGATGGGTTGGGCGGAGCGTATATGCCTTTCGTTCGGCTGCAATTTGCCGAGATGTTTCAACCTTTTCcacgctatagcgctgcattggATGATCTCTTCAAATACATGAGCAATGAAACCCTCTAGGCCTTATATCAGTTGGTTTGGAAAATCTGAGGCAAAGAATGCATGCCAAAGGTGTAGGAAATAGGAATAGTTTGCCCTCCATACAAAAAAGGCGACacgttgctctgtgaaaatttccGGCCCATAACTCTTTTGAGCAGCATCTGCAAAATATTCTAGTATATTTTAAATGCTTGACTTAAACCGCATGCTAATCCATAATTGGTAGTTACCAGGCCGGTTTCCTAAAAAAAGATGAACGATTGACCAAATTTTCATACTAAAGCAGATACTGTAAAATTCTCGTGAATGCGACTGACGACGTATAATCTTTTTATAGATTTCAAAACAGCTTACGACAGCATAGTTTGATACGATCTCTACCCAGCGGTAGCTCGGTATTCCAGATAAGCTAATACGCTTGATGCGATCGACTGGGCACAACACAAGGAATGTCGTAAGAGTTCAAAACGATCTGTCGCGAGAGTTCTTCACTCTGCACTGACTTAGGCAAGGGAATGAACTATCATGGCTTTTTTTAGTATTGCCTCTGAAAAGGTTATCAGGGGTTCAAGCGTAAGCACGAAGGCaactattttattgaaatcggtTTAGTTGCAGGCTTACGCGGACGACATTAGACATGTTGGCAGCATAGCTGCCTAATTTGAATGAAGCCTTTGAAAGTAtggaaaaaacagcaaaaaatatgaGCATAGAAATAAATTAAGCCAAAACTAAAACGCTTTGTTCAATTTCTTTGGACTATATCAGACACAATGTGGACCAAATACTCAAAATCTGTGGTTATGGCCGAAAGAGAGATTAGTACTCGCTAAGATGCCTGCCGTCACACTCAGTAAATTGTGACTTGAACTCTTCTTTGTCTAGTCTTTAGCCTTTGTCTAGATTTAGGTGAAGTCACAAGTTAATGTGATAAAAAAGCAATAGGAAGAAACCGGTGGCCGCCgtacacacaccacaaataggaggaggagctcggccaaacacctaacagaagtgtacacgccaatcattattttttgtgttaaacTTGATTTTTGTATAATGCTTTTGAAAGAACTCTCACATTTTTCTCGTTGGTTTTCATAATTTCCATGTTTTTTACATTTGATCAATTCTCCATGACTGAACCTCAGTGTTCACTATTCACAGCTGTTAAAAAAACTCCATGCTGCAGCACCTGCGAAGTATAAACAGTTTCGTTTGATGTTTGAGTTTACTATTATCTGGCGCGAGGCAATCACTgttcgaaaatttttgctgTCATTTGACGTTTCGTGCCTCGATACAAACTGAATTGGAAAGCAACAGCCTGGTAGTGATACGGAAAAGTACTCGCTGCGGCGGCAGTCAGCACTCATTtgatagaaatattttcaaaggcccttaaatatacattttttttggtttttcttgattcctttattacttttttctatttaaacttaaaatatgtaaagtttaggtaacataaaaataaaacacaaattttttaagcttagcTACAAACGCCACTTGCAGCCTTGCTAAAATTAGTGAAATGATAAAATGTTGCTTGTTTTAAAACCAAGTGCAAAACTTAATTCCATTAGACACTATTtacatttcttcaattttctttaaagcATTACTCGCCTTTTGGCTTTTTGATCCAAATGAACACCTCAACCATTCCAGTCCAAACTTTCATTGCGCACTGGACTTTCTGCTTCaattaagtattcaaaaaagaaTTCATAATTTACCTGCAAGCGATTTCCAAATTTGACAGGCTGCCCAGCATATTTACATACCAAATTCAAAAGTTACCtacctttttactaaaaataaaaataaataacacaaaaagcaataacaacacaaATGAGGCAGCTCACTCAATTAAATGGTGCTTTTTGTTGCCAGATGCAGAACTCGACAGCAAAATTAGACACAGCCACACTTTTGCTCTTCGCCTGTGCCGTTAGGTTGCTCATGAAGAGGAGAGTGGCATCAGCATTGTTGTTTGTTACTCTACCTGTTTGCAAACCACTTAGTAATATGTCTTTTGAGTGCACTTGGTAATGGGCAAGGCCTCGGCTACCCGATGGCTCTTCGCTCTTGCTGTCATCGAAGCGTCCCAAAAGGCTGACATTCGTGTGACTTGAGTAAATATGTTGAAGCGTTACGCatgtgtttgtttgtgtgtgtatgcaagCGTTAGAAGTTAGTCGTACTGATATAAACATTTAtaacatacaaacacatacatatacatttatatattatataacgtTGGCGAGCATTGTTATACTGAAAAGCTTGTAACTCCCCACGCGCCACTGCTGTGATAGGGAAaggaaaatttgcaaaagttCAAAGTCACTCCCAGTCATTGTGCGCTTTATGCAGgtttattgctgttgttttttttttttttgtttgtttttttgttaaatttctcaAGGACTCTTGGGTGAATGTGCAACGCAGAAAAACGTATGCTCGCGCCATGTCAAAGGGATGCGAATCTATGGTCGACCTTTGTCTACCCTTTGCGACCGTTTGTGGACCTTTAATACCTGTCGGTCTGTTTACgactttttgctgttgttgttctcTTTCATTTTAACTTTTATCTAAATTGTTTTTCTACTGTTGGTACCGTCATGTTGTTGTCAATTATAATACCGCTGGTGGTTTTATTGGCTTCTAAAAGTCAGGTATGTGGAGAAGAATTTTTCTCATTGACATCAATCCCTGAAACATGCTTTGTCTGCGGTTTCGGGGAggaaaagttttaagaaaatacgAGATCTTAGTTTCTATGTGCATAAATTCCGCAAGTAACTTAAATTTGATGTATCCTTAATGAAAGTTAAACCGGTTATGCAAGCCAAATTGTTTCTAATTAGGTTGGCGTGAAGtttgttttgctaaaaaaaagcaaaaagcggAGCAAAAATCGCACTAAGTTTTATAAGAATTGCAACGTATTACAGAATATTATAAAGAGCAGAAAGCTTTAGTAAAACCCCTCTGACATATTTTGCAACTGGTGAATTCTGTATCGTTAATGTCAAGAATGTTTAAATTGCTTGAAAGATGATGAAACTTGGCTTAAGCTTCAAAACAGTTTCctatattttccatattttcatattttagtgGTTGGATGTATTATACAGTAAAAATCAAcgtgcacccactcctgcttgAAAACTGCAATGTACGTAATCGACCTTGAAAGAGGTTGAGCGATTACACGGGCATGTTCTTCAAGTGTTCTTTCTTACCAATTTTAGATTTTCATAAGCAATCGATGTGGTCATATATATccgcacatatatatatgggaGGAACTTCAAACAGATTTAAATAGCAAGCCTTGGGGACTGCGCTATGAAATTGTAACAGGGAAGCTAAACCTATAGCCCCACGTCTAGGCAATGATGTTATTAGCAAAATAGTGGATAGACTGTTTCTCATACACGCTATACTGTGTGGGGACTGAGACCCCAAGGTGACGAGATGGTCCCTTATAACCACGACATAGAAGCCGACCAGATGTGATGCTTCCAAGCTGTGGAAAATACAGAAACTGACGCTGATCAGATTAAAGGCGATCCAGCGCAACCGTCAGCCTCGCGTCCGCTTTGCATGCGGGACAGGGCCGGGGAATTGCTTGAGAAACTCATACAGCGCAGGCTTGCAGAGTCTCTTGACGGCGAAATTCATTCCATCAATAGGCAAATGGGTGCAaagaaattttggtgaagtgaattacttcttaactcagtttctTTCGggtcacggatacttccggagataccaataccgcatgggcaaggtaagcGATCCCAAGGGGCCAGATGGCTCAtggaaagagatgctctgaggcAGCGGTttggcgacatcgcgccgaCCAATCTAATCAGCAAAATTCTTTAACGCGAAAATAGCTGGAATGCGGTTAAAAGATATATTGAAGACGCATTACGGAAAAAAGGTAGACCTCGACACAGTACAACAAAGTGGAACACAGACAGAGAcgtaagaagacgagcctatagcatgaagctggttACAAATATGGTgatccagacgtgggtgaatagtacTGGCCCATTTTATAgacgccgttctgggccctGAGCCCTGCCgaaataatgcagaaagtatAAAGTATGACTCaaaaacgtttacaaatcgtaaaactctattacgaaaatcgacggtctgtgaaaagtgttcatcgcgcgctcaggctaACTTATGGTGGACATGGCAGTTCAgggatgaggcccattttgggcttaatggctacgtcaataagcgaaATTGCTGTTTCGATTTGGACACTTGCAATATtactattttactattttttataattttattatttaactatGGAGGATCTGAAGTAGATGATCAAGCAAGAGGTAGCAGTGTGATGGTGATCATAATATCATTTGAAATGTGTTTAAATTACGAAAAGTGATCTGtaatgaaatgatttttttcgtgAAATTACAAGTGAGTAATATTATTCAATTTAGGGTGATTCTCCTCGGCTCCTCTTTAAAAGTTATTACACTGTATAGCACTCACCTGGATATTGgaccaaaccaatttttttaagggattgaataaaaagtgaaaaagtacaTAGTTTCTTCGATTGTCGAAGTTAGTCACCGAAGTGAGAAATTGgcgattttatttgaaattaatgtgTGTTAAATAACTAAAGAAGATTCGCTTATGCCACCTATTTAAATAGCATATAatctttttttgcccaaatttATTTTACAGGTGCTACTAGGGGTGAAATTTCATATCTTCGAAAAATGAAAAGcttcatattatatattaaatgcaATTAAACGTTCTTTCCTTAGATATGCCTAATTACatgttatgtaaaaaataatttaatgaaaacccctatttttatataaaataaatttaacttcgAAAATCGGAGATATTACTTCTACACACACATTATAATACTTTGTGTataaaaacttggaaaaaaattagcaaagaaaaaaaaatttataaaaataaatttaacgtcgaaaatcgaaaaatttacttttatatacACATTAAATGCTCTgtgtataaaaatttgaaaaaaagataaaaaagttttttataaaaaaaaaaattttacttcgaAAACAAAGTTAACTTCGAAAATCGAGGAAATTATTTTTGCACACACATTAAACACTTTGTgtataaaaacttgaaaaaaaattagcaaagaaaaaaaaaatttataaaaataaatttaaagtcgAAAATGAAGAAACTACTTTTACATGCCAATTACATATTTTGTGtataaagatttgaaaaaaaaatggtaatgaaaaaaaaatattttttgtaaaaaaaatgtatctctcgaaatataagaaattgctttatatacatattaaatattctgtgtataaaaatttgaaaaaaaattaggaatgaaaaaaaaaaaattatacaaaaaaaattaacttcgaaaacaaatttaactTCGAAAAtcgaagaaattatatttttacttaatattcaatattttaataaaaaattggtttggcccaatatctagaaaaaaaatttcttcgccGCATAGTTTATTcctagaaaaatttaatatgaaatgtaTTCTTACTCAGCTCAACTACATAAGTCCCGTTttaactattgtattttttataattttgttcgtgGGATTATCTTCCGCTGACAGATTTGTGttagctattttttaataagaatcaGATAAAATGAAAAGCTTGATGCATTGATACGTCAAGAAAATGAGATACGTTTTATTAAAAGTCAGAGAATAAGATGGTTAGGGCATACGTACAGAGTATAGCGTTCCGTAGACTACCGCTGGGACGCAGAAGTCGAAGGAGATCAAGTGATCGTTGTATTGAGAGGGCCACAGCTGGCCTGCTCGAAGTCCGAATCAGAAACTGGAAGGATCGTTGTTACACCTGTATACACTTCGACTTAATTTGCaatgctttactttttttaagttagtaGCAGACGTAAGTCCATTCAAAACGCTTCAAATCTGCAATTATTCTCACTGCATTACCATGTATTTCAGAATAAGGTCAGTACTTATTTCTCCTACGTTGaagattaaaaatcaaaaaaaatctcTTTTAAAAATTGCCACATTCCTCTTTAAATTTGTCCGCACCTGCTCGACTGCACACCTAGTGCGCATTGCTTGATTAACCAAATTCGATCGAGTGAAAATAACTCACTTCCATTTGAATGATTCGCAAATGAACTGGTTGCATATTGAAAATTCAAGGTGTAATCAACTGTCATGCCATTGCGGCAGCCATATCTTTCACTCAAATCGAATTTTATTTATCTCTGTTTGCGCTGCAACTTCTCACATTTCACGTCCTCCCACACATCAACACTTACCTATAACATAAGAGTAGCCATCCAGTGTCAGCACACATTTCCTTGTCATGCCTCCACCAACACCGGTGCGACTGTGTGCAGTGCGTCCAAAAATGGCCTTATTGAAGCTGTGACTGCATGGACTCGTGTCCTCGCAGTTGAGACTTTCGCGTCGTCGCGTATTATCTGTACCAGCAAATTCATCTATGCCGCTGCCACTGCCAAAATGGCCGCCCGCTGCTCCACCGCCAATACCACTACTGTTGCCGCTGCCGCCGTTGCCACTTCCACTGCCAGTTCTACTGGCAGCGCCAATGCTAACCACACCATCACACGAATGCTTACGTACGTCACGCGTATCCGTTGAACCACCACTCCCGCCACTGTCGTCGATGCCGCGACTACCGACTGTATGCGAGCGCACCCGATTTCGCGCCAAATTCGCTGCTAACTCCGCTTGCTGCATGTCACTTTGAGTTTCCGTCATATTTGTGTCTGTTGCACCGGATGCAGTTCTTTGCAGATTGAGCGCTTTGGTGGCTTCAATGCCACTGAGCGTTTGCGGTTTGTCACGGCGCGTTGGTGAATCGCGATTTGTTGGTTGTCGTAAGGACTCGTTCCGCGGATCGCTCATTGTTGCGGTCGCGGGATGATGGGAGGGCGCGCACACAGAACCAATTTTTGATGAGTTTTCCAAATATATGAAGAGTGGAAGTTTGTTacttgaaattgaatttttctatattgaaaattgtctttaaaaattctcgttcattttagttttataattttttgaagcaaTCACTCtttagaatttttgttgtttataaaTATGATTTGTGTGGTTGAAATTTAAGTGTTCGAATTGATTATTGGATtggtttgtttgaaaaaatgcatttcatttGGTGCGTAGCATGGAAAATTGGGTGACGTTTAGTGATATACGGCGAGTCGCGCAGTTTTTGTTAACCGGTAAAGATCAGAGCGAGTCTCGGGTTTACCGTTGCGCGTTTACCAGCTGTCGAGCACCTGAAGTATTTTATTTCGCCtcatattttattaacttgaattttttgttttcacagttttttgatttgtttgctttttcatataaatttttggttagtgaaagagtaaaaaaggtcggtaaaaaaatgaagaacactgcatataaaaattatcaataagaaataatatatataaaataattaagagAGTACACAAAATAATTTAGCAGAAAAGGAATATAGTAAACCAAGGTAGTGCAAGACTTATGTGAATTTTCCATACATTGGCAACTTATAACCTTCAAAGTCAGAAGgaagtttaataatttaataatatgattgttttcattctttttattgtcttatttatatataagataaataaaaaatagtttttttgttattattattcactAGCTGATGCTTGTGGCTTTGTTGGCGTAAGCAATGATGTACTTGATGCATTTAACACTTATAAAATACTTAATAATACTTCaattttgaaaggaaatttTCAACGATTTCTGAATGATTTCAGCTGATGTTTTTTAATGTGCGTTCAGGATATTTAAAAACTCGACTAGACAATCAGTGATTCATCTATTGAAGTATACACCACTTTCtctccatttattttttcagaaatttgtgAATTATTGTAGCTGAGCGCTCATTTTTCCGAGTTAATATGGGTAGATCGCAATCATGAGACCCTTTTTTCAGTAATGAAACCCTTTTCGTCTAATGAAACTTCAAAATGGAGATAgagctattttttattataaggcAAATTTCAATACCttgtgaataataaaaaaatcttaatcttAATCTTAATCTCAATATCTTAATCAAAATAATCTCAATCATTACTTGCATGATACCCACATACTAATACTTAACACAATTgtacttttatgaaaaaaaattataattaactcAACAGCAGGGTTTTTATGcgttatatatgcacatatgctcatttatgtatatacaaaggTTTATGTTAAGAATAATGTTAGTTGTTGTATATGCCATAATTCTTCGCTTGTGGTAATATAAACGAACTCAACTTAATTCCTTACATTGTTTCTGCAAAGTCTCTTATTTAACAGAAGAAACAATACTCACATTAACATTAGCACTTATATCAAAACTCAACCTTTCAAAACTcagttatattaaatatacttaACAGTAGCATTTGCAGCTTCTcatttcattaacattctctgcttatatgaatgtatacatatacaactCTTCTTTTGCGTTATATTCTATATACATTCTGTATGGGTAAACAGTAGAGCACTCTCGTTTGTGATTTGCAGGTGAACAGCGCTGTTATGTGAGCGTATATGTTAGATATTAAAAGATTTTCTAAGTCCGGGAGATCTCTTCTAAAGAAAcatgaaacacattttttttggctAAGACAACGAGGGCCTCATTTAGAATAAATAACCaacatttcaaaaatgaattttcaaatcaGAATGAGAAGGGCTTTCAAAATACACTATACTATATAATAAAGGGCTTTGGAGATGATTTTTCGAAGGGTTttcttgacagatcacgcgtggcTATTAtcgaactaaatacataattttttccagtcgtcgctctgtgaaaatcgcgcgctcaggccgaCTTATGGTGAATATGGGTTAAATAGCAACATGAAACAAtttaagaacagccattacagcTGGAGCAATCATAGGCTCATATTGTTTTAAATACAAGGCTAGCGTGAATGTTGCAGTGAATGACAAACACTATCGCGCCATTATAAACGACTAGTAGGGCAGTAAAAACTccgatctccacaacatttccAACatagttccaacaagatggcgctacttgccataaaaTCCGTATATCCGGCCACCAATATCATGTGATATCATacctttgaacttttatttgtgcATTTATATAAAGTctgaatgctttgtggataaaccagcttcgattgaggcattggaagccaacattactaaagttattcacgagataccgaccgaagtccttcagGGAGTGATTCAAACTTGGTTTTtcggatgaccgaattacggcgcagttgcggccaacatttgaaagggattatcaaaattaacaaataagattacaaatcaatttgaattttcgttgttttattgcaatttaaaaTCAGATACCTCTGAATTGACACCTTTCATACAATATTAGAAATAGCAAACTGCTTATATCTAAATACAAATCTGCCAGGAATTACGACTCTATTATAAGGATTCTGGCTTTATACTATAGAACGCTTTTGAAACTGACACGGATAGTAGTGAGTAGCTCCGAATAAATCCTAGACGATACCTTTTTTatatcatctttgacatttgccaAGTAGGCAGGTATACAATTTTGCATGATAAGgtaacgcgttaaaattatttatccTTATAATGAAAATAATCGATCTTTAAGAATAACATATCGCAAATTCGTgacttttttggtggaaataatcgtccaatTGAGTCGACAATGCAAAAGGTTGAGGAAAACATTTCAAGAAATTGATTCTCCGGAGGAAAGACTGGAAGACTGTGAAAAAGACTGGAGACCTGACTAGGGCCTTTagaaaagtaaagtctatgcgAGTAAGCCAACAagcattctttgctgaaacacAAAACTCGGATCGAAATTACTGAATCCAATGAGATAATGTGTGTGTGAGCTAttgagaatttaaatttttttagcgtattattgtaaaaagccgtattttgcataaaaatagtgaaacctgaaagaatctgaatttgtatatgttttatttaaaaaacatctaAGTGCGTATTTTGATacgaaaatacaataaaaacctcTATTATACAATAATTCTGTTACAACTATGGCCATTTTTGGTGCTGTCAGGTAAAAGTTTATACCTCTCCCTCATATCTTATTAtgcaaatatattacaaaacccTAAGCGCACTTATATTTCCTAACAActtctacacaaaaaaaaaaacaaaaaaaaaaaacaacaaatagaaaaataccTCACCAAATTTCCATACGAGCAAACTACcaactattttttgttgctataaatattgaattataCTCACTCacttattcacatacatactttcTACTCAGACCCCATATTTGCCAGTCACACACGTCACTTTATCAGAATCAATCACTGTCACAAACTATTTACAATTAAATAACAGGCGAACAGTCAATAAAAATGTGGCTAATAACTGTTTAAGCAATCTGTAcagatataaatacatacatgtttacatatatacacatagatGTATAGGTAGAGATACGATATTAAAGCTCAGCTAATGGGCACGGGTGTGCACCCACCCAGCGCGTTGCGGGCAATTATGACATATGACGCACAACCacaaaagttataaaagtttaaCAGTTACACCCAAATATGAGTGAGTATAGCAATCTGAGAATTATCTGAGTTTAATAACTATATTGCTCATATTGACATTTTATTGAGATTTCTCGCTGAAATGGTAAGCCATGTGGATAGCTAAAAAACGatagaattttttattgttaaatagattttttattggtttcttTGGTTATATTACAATAACATAATAACTATGAACGTTCCCAAATGGTTGCTGAGTTGCAGCGAAGAATTTCCT from Anastrepha ludens isolate Willacy chromosome 5, idAnaLude1.1, whole genome shotgun sequence includes these protein-coding regions:
- the LOC128864871 gene encoding uncharacterized protein LOC128864871, which codes for MSDPRNESLRQPTNRDSPTRRDKPQTLSGIEATKALNLQRTASGATDTNMTETQSDMQQAELAANLARNRVRSHTVGSRGIDDSGGSGGSTDTRDVRKHSCDGVVSIGAASRTGSGSGNGGSGNSSGIGGGAAGGHFGSGSGIDEFAGTDNTRRRESLNCEDTSPCSHSFNKAIFGRTAHSRTGVGGGMTRKCVLTLDGYSYVIAAIFSTECPVFDQPVPALPTPEPVS